A genomic segment from Phragmites australis chromosome 6, lpPhrAust1.1, whole genome shotgun sequence encodes:
- the LOC133920794 gene encoding uncharacterized protein LOC133920794, producing MAEWWYNTTYHTSLKIFPFQALYGYPPRQISELSLPCSISEEARVTIVQKEDMSRKLKQNLSYAQERMKYFADRKRYERTFEVGDQVYLKMQPYRQNAFGLRGSLKLRSKYYGPIRILEKVGRVAYRLLVPDEAEIYHVFHVSQLKKYCGGHVVPLPGLPLVNQHDNIKTELE from the coding sequence ATGGCTGAATGGTGGTACAACACCACTTACCACACCTCACTGAAGATCTTCCCTTTCCAGGCTCTCTATGGCTATCCTCCTCGACAAATTAGTGAGCTATCTCTACCTTGCAGCATTTCTGAAGAAGCCAGGGTAACCATAGTTCAGAAGGAAGATATGTCAAGGAAACTCAAGCAAAACCTGTCATATGCACAAGAAAGAATGAAATACTTTGCTGATAGAAAGAGATATGAGAGGACTTTTGAGGTAGGTGACCAAGTATATCTCAAGATGCAGCCTTACAGGCAGAATGCCTTTGGATTGAGGGGGTCTCTCAAACTCAGATCCAAGTATTATGGGCCTATCAGGATATTGGAAAAAGTTGGCAGGGTGGCTTATAGGCTATTAGTACCAGATGAAGCAGAAATCTATCATGTATTTCATGTAAGCCAACTCAAGAAATATTGTGGAGGACATGTTGTTCCATTACCAGGGCTTCCATTAGTGAATCAGCATGACAACATCAAGACTGAACTAGAATAG
- the LOC133920795 gene encoding uncharacterized protein LOC133920795: MSRRFVNLMVDRIISHRAASTLHLINPWRCFYPTTTQASAAANNKTIITEDAHLPRAAISFYEPCSQDVLCDIRFMSLGRSSNDIISMDHEGNTFLYDAAARAVRVLPMPHAPKLSPVSLTVGDGLYLLNGDPGQQEDHPFEALIHCGPSANPIDDRSDEKWYWRSLPPPPCAFDYEDDNERYRRRGYEIGAYTVVGDSQIWISTEGGGTFSRADYGARLLRCSAYSVIGAGGGDRKTQLVASVSCVGWAAGVLKIRWGPAHPGPPVASPLTFSFNTTSGVWSKAGEWALPFSGRVEYAPEHGLWFGFSSQGKHFAACDLGAVSATRPPVLLKMWDELAPPLPKRWVMVSSYLLPLDGGKFCIPRIFDMAGEGWCREKNGNDFMRVDGFAVFTGVEVERGSRGALRMIKHMSRRYSFGCRMARVV; this comes from the exons ATGAGCCGCCGGTTTGTGAATCTGATGGTGGATAGGATTATTAGCCACCGCGCTGCCTCCACTCTGCACCTCATCAACCCCTGGAGGTGCTTCTATCCAACAACAACACAGGCATCTGCTgctgcaaataacaagacaataATAACTGAGGACGCCCATCTGCCTCGCGCCGCCATATCCTTCTACGAACCGTGCTCGCAGGACGTACTCTGCGACATCCGCTTCATGTCCCTCGGCCGCAGCAGCAACGACATCATCTCCATGGACCACGAAGGAAATACTTTCCTCTATGACGCTGCCGCCCGCGCCGTCCGTGTCTTGCCTATGCCACATGCGCCCAAGCTCTCTCCGGTTTCCCTCACCGTCGGCGACGGCCTCTACCTCCTCAACGGGGACCCTGGGCAGCAGGAAGATCATCCCTTCGAGGCCCTCATCCACTGTGGCCCGAGTGCGAACCCCATAGACGACCGCTCCGACGAGAAATGGTACTGGCGCTCTCTCCCGCCGCCTCCCTGTGCCTTTGACTATGAAGACGACAACGAAAGATACCGCAGACGCGGCTATGAGATTGGCGCTTACACAGTGGTCGGCGATTCGCAGATATGGATCTCCACGGAGGGTGGCGGCACCTTCTCCAGGG CAGACTACGGTGCTCGCCTGCTCCGTTGCTCGGCGTACAGCGTgatcggcgccggcggcggcgatcgAAAGACCCAGCTCGTTGCCTCGGTGAG TTGTGTGGGCTGGGCTGCGGGGGTTCTCAAAATTAGATGGGGCCCGGCCCACCCCGGCCCCCCTGTAGCTTCGCCCCTGACCTTCTCCTTCAACACCACAAGCGGCGTGTGGAGCAAGGCCGGCGAGTGGGCACTGCCGTTCAGTGGCCGTGTGGAGTACGCCCCCGAGCACGGGCTCTGGTTCGGATTCTCGTCTCAAGGCAAGCATTTCGCTGCCTGTGACCTTGGAGCCGTGTCCGCTACGAGGCCACCAGTGCTGCTGAAAATGTGGGACGAACTAGCGCCACCACTGCCCAAGCGGTGGGTCATGGTGTCGTCATACCTCCTGCCTCTGGACGGAGGCAAGTTTTGCATCCCTAGGATCTTCGACATGGCAGGGGAAGGCTGGTGCCGGGAGAAGAATGGCAATGACTTCATGAGGGTGGATGGCTTTGCAGTGTTCACAGGCGTGGAGGTTGAGCGTGGCAGCAGAGGGGCGCTCAGGATGATTAAGCACATGTCCAGGCGTTACAGCTTCGGCTGCAGGATGGCCCGAGTGGTGTGA
- the LOC133920796 gene encoding protein ANTAGONIST OF LIKE HETEROCHROMATIN PROTEIN 1-like, protein MDRREAWKETVRELCFGNDSSDEEDNLFLATVSDLHQAEASQRGPWGGSLPGWRRIERNRLEGHHRLFNDYFADHPVYPDYIFRRRFRMKRDLYLKIVQAVADHDPWFQQRRNAAGELGLSALQKVTAAFRMLAYDAPADSLDECLRLGESTIIESMRRFVRAMVGVFGDEYLRAPNEEDTARLITMNERRGFPRMLGSIDCMHWRWKNCPTAWSGSFSGHVNSPTIILEAVASQDLWIWHAFFGMPGSLNDINVLHRSHLLDNLATGVAPQVQYSINGHDYTMGYYLADGIYPEWTTFVKPIPCPVGRKRQHFVVQQAALRKDVERAFGVLQARFPIVRGATRIWDEETLHNIMTACIIMHNMIIEDERPDGDVEHVYDGSGVPVEASRNLTPTLEAFAHRYGMITSRHGHHQLRDDLVEHLWQFHGVE, encoded by the exons ATGGATCGTCGCGAAGCATGGAAGGAGACTGTGAGGGAGTTGTGTTTTGGCAATGACTCTTCCGATGAGGAAGATAATTTGTTCCTAGCCACTGTGAGCGACTTGCACCAGGCGGAGGCATCACAGCGGGGACCGTGGGGTGGTTCATTGCCAGGCTGGCGGCGTATCGAGCGGAACCGGCTGGAGGGGCATCATAGGTTGTTTAATGACTACTTCGCCGATCACCCGGTGTACCCAGATTACATCTTCCGTCGCAG GTTTAGGATGAAACGGGACCTATACCTCAAGATTGTACAGGCAGTTGCGGACCATGACCCGTGGTTCCAACAGAGGAGGAATGCTGCTGGCGAGCTCGGCCTGTCGGCGTTGCAGAAAGTCACTGCGGCGTTTCGTATGCTCGCGTACGATGCTCCTGCCGATTCTCTCGATGAGTGCCTCCGCCTAGGGGAGTCCACTATAATTGAGAGTATGAGACGGTTTGTACGAGCCATGGTCGGGGTATTCGGGGACGAGTACCTCCGTGCTCCAAACGAGGAGGACACGGCGCGCTTGATTACTATGAACGAGCGAAGAGGGTTCCCCAGGATGCTCGGAAGCATAGACTGtatgcattggaggtggaagaactgtccgACAGCGTGGTCTGGTTCCTTCTCGGGCCACGTGAACTCACCGACAATTATTCTAGAGGCCGTGGCGTCACAGGACTtgtggatttggcatgctttcTTCGGCATGCCTGGTTCGCTAAACGACATCAACGTTCTTCACCGCTCCCATCTCCTCGACAATCTTGCCACTGGAGTGGCCCCCCAGGTCCAATATTCCATTAACGGACATGACTACACCATGGGGTACTACCTTGCAGATGGTATCTATCCGGAATGGACCACCTTCGTGAAGCCTATTCCTTGTCCAGTTGGGAGGAAGCGACAGCACTTCGTCGTTCAGCAGGCGGCGTTACGGAAGGATGTGGAACGTGCCTTTGGGGTCCTCCAAGCCAGGTTCCCCATAGTGAGGGGGGCTACGAGGATATGGGACGAGGAAACACTGCACAACATCATGACCGCCTGCattatcatgcacaacatgataatcgaaGATGAGAGACCCGATGGGGACGTCGAACACGTGTACGACGGTTCAGGTGTTCCTGTTGAGGCATCACGCAACCTAACACCCACACTTGAAGCATTTGCACACCGGTATGGGATGATAACTAGCAGGCATGGGCATCACCAACTGCGTGACGATCTTGTCGAGCATCTGTGGCAGTTCCACGGAGTAGAGTAG
- the LOC133920367 gene encoding heavy metal-associated isoprenylated plant protein 23-like translates to MRQLLSLLGAISFGSREKKMMQRRRVLTVELRVRMDCERCEREVKKALSGMRGVQCVEVNRLPQKVTVTGSMDPHTVLRRAQSTGKKAEPWPQQNTGSCAVRSPRGRDDVST, encoded by the exons ATGAGGCAGCTTCTTAGCTTGCTGGGAGCGATCAGTTTCGGTTCtagggagaagaagatgatgcagCGGCGCCGGGTGCTGACGGTGGAGCTCAGGGTCAGGATGGACTGCGAGCGATGCGAGCGCGAGGTCAAGAAAGCGCTCTCCGGCATGAGAG GAGTGCAGTGTGTGGAGGTGAACAGGCTGCCGCAGAAGGTGACCGTCACCGGCAGCATGGACCCGCACACCGTGCTGCGGAGGGCCCAGTCCACGGGGAAGAAGGCGGAGCCGTGGCCCCAGCAGAACACGGGCTCCTGTGCTGTGCGCTCGCCTCGTGGAAGGGATGATGTGTCAACAT AG
- the LOC133921218 gene encoding aspartic proteinase-like protein 1 isoform X2, translating into MLGRQAPPFWSHWILGVTCSGCLVIVSSVLLCLATVEIWCSVINGTSIMQDRDLGIYKPTESKTSRHLPCSHELCLLGSGCANPKQPCPYNIKYFSGNTTSSGLLIEDTLRLDSREGHIPVNASVVIGCGRKQSGDYLDGIAPDGLLGLGMADISVPSFLARAGLVRNSFSMCFKQDDSGRIFFGDQGVSTQQSTPFVPLYGKLQTYAVNVVNSCIGHKCLEGTSFQALVDSGTSFTSLPPDVYKAVTMEFDKQINASRVAYDDSTLKYCYSASPLEMPDVPTITVTFAANKSFQAVNPILRFNDQQGALAGFCLAVLPSSEPIGIIAQNFMVGYHVVFDRENMKLGWYRSECHDVDNSTTVPLGPSQHNSPEDPLPSNEQQTSPAVTPAVAGTAPPSSGSTNLQELLASSNPLLLLTMSTVFFIS; encoded by the exons ATGTTGGGACGCCAAGCACCTCCTTTCTGGTCGCATTGGATACTGGGAGTGACTTGTTCTGGGTGCCTTGTGATTGTATCCAGTGTGCTCCTTTGTCTGGCTACCGTGGAAATTTG GTGCTCCGTCATAAATGGAACATCTATTATGCAGGATAGAGATCTTGGAATTTACAAGCCAACTGAATCAAAAACGAGTCGGCATCTGCCCTGCAGTCATGAGCTATGCTTATTGGGTTCAGGCTGTGCAAACCCAAAGCAGCCTTGCCCATACAATATTAAGTACTTTTCCGGGAATACAACCAGCTCTGGCCTGCTAATTGAGGATACATTACGCTTGGATTCCAGGGAGGGCCATATACCAGTGAACGCTTCGGTTGTTATAGG CTGTGGTAGAAAGCAAAGTGGTGACTATTTGGATGGTATTGCGCCGGATGGACTTCTTGGCCTCGGAATGGCAGATATATCAGTTCCTAGCTTCCTTGCAAGAGCTGGACTGGTTCGGAATTCCTTCTCCATGTGCTTTAAGCAAGATGACTCTGGGAGAATTTTCTTTGGAGATCAAGGAGTGTCTACTCAACAGTCTACGCCATTCGTTCCTTTGTATGGCAAACT TCAAACTTATGCTGTTAACGTCGTCAATTCTTGTATTGGACACAAGTGTCTTGAAGGTACTAGCTTCCAGGCTTTAGTTGATAGTGGAACATCATTTACTTCTCTTCCTCCCGATGTTTACAAGGCTGTCACAATGGAG TTTGACAAACAAATTAATGCTTCAAGAGTAGCTTATGATGACAGTACTTTGAAATATTGCTACAGTGCTAG TCCTCTTGAGATGCCAGATGTGCCAACCATAACTGTGACATTTGCTGCAAACAAGAGCTTCCAGGCTGTTAATCCTATCCTTCGGTTTAATGACCAACAG GGAGCGCTCGCTGGGTTCTGCTTAGCTGTGCTGCCATCATCAGAACCTATCGGAATTATTGCAC AGAATTTCATGGTCGGGTACCATGTAGTTTTCGACCGAGAAAACATGAAGCTGGGCTGGTACCGGTCTGAAT GCCATGACGTTGACAACAGCACGACTGTACCCTTAGGTCCATCGCAGCACAACAGTCCAGAGGACCCGTTGCCGTCGAACGAGCAGCAGACTTCCCCCGCCGTGACGCCTGCAGTCGCAGGCACGGCTCCGCCCTCTAGTGGATCGACGAATCTGCAGGAGCTCCTTGCTAGCTCTAACCCGTTGCTGTTACTGACAATGTCCACTGTGTTCTTCATCTCATGA
- the LOC133921218 gene encoding aspartic proteinase-like protein 1 isoform X1: MRLRAPLLLLLLAAAAAAAWPAAAAAKLSSRMVHRLSDEARLEAGARGGRWPRRGSGEYYRALVRSDLQRQKLRVGGKFQLLSLSKGGSIFSGGNDFGWLYYTWVDVGTPSTSFLVALDTGSDLFWVPCDCIQCAPLSGYRGNLDRDLGIYKPTESKTSRHLPCSHELCLLGSGCANPKQPCPYNIKYFSGNTTSSGLLIEDTLRLDSREGHIPVNASVVIGCGRKQSGDYLDGIAPDGLLGLGMADISVPSFLARAGLVRNSFSMCFKQDDSGRIFFGDQGVSTQQSTPFVPLYGKLQTYAVNVVNSCIGHKCLEGTSFQALVDSGTSFTSLPPDVYKAVTMEFDKQINASRVAYDDSTLKYCYSASPLEMPDVPTITVTFAANKSFQAVNPILRFNDQQGALAGFCLAVLPSSEPIGIIAQNFMVGYHVVFDRENMKLGWYRSECHDVDNSTTVPLGPSQHNSPEDPLPSNEQQTSPAVTPAVAGTAPPSSGSTNLQELLASSNPLLLLTMSTVFFIS, from the exons ATGCGCCTCCGCGCCCCCCTCCTACTGCTGCTGCTcgctgcagcggcggcggcagcgtggccggccgcggccgcggcgaaGCTCTCTTCGAGGATGGTGCACCGACTGTCCGACGAGGCGCGGCTGGAGGCGGGCGCGCGTGGGGGGCGGTGGCCGCGACGCGGGAGCGGGGAGTACTACCGCGCGCTGGTCCGGAGCGACCTCCAGCGGCAGAAACTGCGGGTCGGCGGCAAGTTCCAGTTGCTCTCGCTCTCCAAGGGCGGCAGCATCTTCTCCGGCGGCAACGATTTCGGCTG GTTATATTACACTTGGGTGGATGTTGGGACGCCAAGCACCTCCTTTCTGGTCGCATTGGATACTGGGAGTGACTTGTTCTGGGTGCCTTGTGATTGTATCCAGTGTGCTCCTTTGTCTGGCTACCGTGGAAATTTG GATAGAGATCTTGGAATTTACAAGCCAACTGAATCAAAAACGAGTCGGCATCTGCCCTGCAGTCATGAGCTATGCTTATTGGGTTCAGGCTGTGCAAACCCAAAGCAGCCTTGCCCATACAATATTAAGTACTTTTCCGGGAATACAACCAGCTCTGGCCTGCTAATTGAGGATACATTACGCTTGGATTCCAGGGAGGGCCATATACCAGTGAACGCTTCGGTTGTTATAGG CTGTGGTAGAAAGCAAAGTGGTGACTATTTGGATGGTATTGCGCCGGATGGACTTCTTGGCCTCGGAATGGCAGATATATCAGTTCCTAGCTTCCTTGCAAGAGCTGGACTGGTTCGGAATTCCTTCTCCATGTGCTTTAAGCAAGATGACTCTGGGAGAATTTTCTTTGGAGATCAAGGAGTGTCTACTCAACAGTCTACGCCATTCGTTCCTTTGTATGGCAAACT TCAAACTTATGCTGTTAACGTCGTCAATTCTTGTATTGGACACAAGTGTCTTGAAGGTACTAGCTTCCAGGCTTTAGTTGATAGTGGAACATCATTTACTTCTCTTCCTCCCGATGTTTACAAGGCTGTCACAATGGAG TTTGACAAACAAATTAATGCTTCAAGAGTAGCTTATGATGACAGTACTTTGAAATATTGCTACAGTGCTAG TCCTCTTGAGATGCCAGATGTGCCAACCATAACTGTGACATTTGCTGCAAACAAGAGCTTCCAGGCTGTTAATCCTATCCTTCGGTTTAATGACCAACAG GGAGCGCTCGCTGGGTTCTGCTTAGCTGTGCTGCCATCATCAGAACCTATCGGAATTATTGCAC AGAATTTCATGGTCGGGTACCATGTAGTTTTCGACCGAGAAAACATGAAGCTGGGCTGGTACCGGTCTGAAT GCCATGACGTTGACAACAGCACGACTGTACCCTTAGGTCCATCGCAGCACAACAGTCCAGAGGACCCGTTGCCGTCGAACGAGCAGCAGACTTCCCCCGCCGTGACGCCTGCAGTCGCAGGCACGGCTCCGCCCTCTAGTGGATCGACGAATCTGCAGGAGCTCCTTGCTAGCTCTAACCCGTTGCTGTTACTGACAATGTCCACTGTGTTCTTCATCTCATGA